Proteins from a genomic interval of Medicago truncatula cultivar Jemalong A17 chromosome 3, MtrunA17r5.0-ANR, whole genome shotgun sequence:
- the LOC11429932 gene encoding eukaryotic translation initiation factor 3 subunit B, whose protein sequence is MADVMLMKEIEDKALLLGIDLSSIDLDSIHLPPGDNCGIPSDDDVDQEENLEFDSGFGNIIVVDNLPVVPKEKFEKLVTVVRKIYSQIGAIKEDGLWMPVDPATEKSLGYCFIEYNTPQEAELAKEKTQGYKLDRSHIFSVSMFDDFDRFMKVPDEWAPPPNKEYAPGENLQQWLTDAKARDQFVIRAGSDTEVLWNDAKLLKPDPVYKRAFWTESFVQWSPLGTYLATVHRQGAAVWGGATTFNRLMRYAHPQVKLIDFSPGEKYLVTYSSHEPSNPRDANRVVINIFDVRTGKVMRDFKGSADDFAIGGTGGVTGVSWPVFKWSGGRDDKYFARMGKNVLSVYETETFSLVDKKSLKVENIMDFSWSPTDPIISLFVPETGGGNQPARVSLVQIPSKEELRQKLLFNVSDCKMYWQSNGEYLAVNVDRYTKTKKSTFTGFELFRIKERDIPIEVLELENKNDKIIAFAWEPKGHRFAVIHGDNPKPDISIYSMRTAQNTGRVSKLTTLKGKQANALFWSPAGRFIVLAGLKGFNGLLEFYNVDELETMANTEHFYATDVEWDPTGRYVATAVTSVHEMENGFNIWSFNGKHLYRILKDHFFQFLWRPRPASFLTAEKEEEIAKNLKKYSKKYEAEDQDVSLLLSEQEREKRRVLKEDWDKWANEWKLLHEEEKLERENLRDGEASDEEEEYEAKDIEVEEVVDVTKEILQVEEY, encoded by the exons ATGGCGGATGTAATGCTAATGAAAGAAATTGAAGACAAAGCGTTGCTTCTTGGTATCGATCTATCCTCTATCGATCTTGATTCCATTCACCTCCCTCCAGGTGACAACTGCGGAATCCCCAG CGACGATGATGTTGATCAAGAGGAGAATCTGGAGTTTGATTCTGGATTTGGCAATATTATTGTAGTGGATAATCTACCCGTTGTTCCCAAGGAGAAATTCGAGAAGCTTGTAACAGTTGTTAGGAAAATTTATAGTCAGATTGGTGCTATTAAAGAGGACGGTCTCTGGATGCCTGTTGATCCCGCTACTGAAAAGTCCTTAGGTTATTGCTTCATCGAGTACAACACTCCTCAG GAAGCTGAGCTTGCTAAAGAGAAGACTCAGGGATACAAACTGGATCGTTCCCATATATTTTCTGTTAGTATGTTCGATGATTTTGATCGATTCATGAAAGTGCCAGACGAGTGGGCTCCTCCTCCAAACAAGGAATATGCTCCAGGG GAAAATCTGCAACAATGGCTTACTGATGCTAAGGCACGAGACCAGTTTGTGATTCGTGCTGGTTCAGATACGGAGGTTTTGTGGAATGATGCAAAGCTTTTAAAGCCCGACCCTGTTTATAAACGTGCT TTTTGGACGGAGAGTTTTGTACAATGGTCACCTTTGGGTACTTACTTGGCAACTGTTCACCGTCAGGGGGCAGCAGTTTGGGGAGGTGCTACCACCTTCAACCGTCTCATGCGTTATGCACATCCTCAG GTTAAGCTTATTGATTTTTCACCTGGTGAGAAGTATTTGGTAACTTATAGCAGCCATGAACCAAGCAATCCTCGAGATGCTAAT AGGGTTGTGATCAACATATTTGATGTGAGGACTGGTAAAGTGATGAGAGATTTTAAGGGAAGTGCTGATGATTTTGCTATTGGAGGTACTGGGGGTGTCACTGGAGTGTCATGGCCTGTTTTCAA ATGGAGCGGTGGAAGAGATGATAAGTACTTTGCAAGGATGGGAAAAAATGTACTGTCTGTATATGAGACAGAAACATTTTCTCTTGTTGACAAAAAATCTTTGAAGGTTGAAAATATAATGGATTTCAGCTGGTCACCGACTGATCCAATCATTTCACTGTTTGTTCCTGAGACAGGAGGTGGTAACCAGCCTGCTAGG GTAAGTCTTGTTCAAATCCCCAGCAAAGAAGAACTCAGGCAAAAGCTTCTTTTTAATGTCAGTGACTGCAAGATGTACTGGCAGAGCAATGGAGAATACCTTGCTGTTAATGTTGATCGATAtaccaaaacaaagaaaagCACATTCACAGGCTTTGAGCTTTTCCGTATAAAGGAACGTGACATACCTATTGAAGTTCTGGAGCTCGAGAATAAGAATGATAAGATCATTGCATTTGCTTGGGAGCCAAAGGGACATAGATTTGCTGTTATTCATGGTGATAACCCTAAACCTGATATTAGTATCTACTCAATGCGAACTGCTCAGAACACTGGCCGAGTTTCAAAGCTCACTACTCTGAAAGGCAAGCAGGCAAATGCTTTGTTTTGGTCACCAGCAGGTCGGTTCATTGTACTAGCAGGGTTGAAAGGTTTCAATGGACTGTTAGAATTTTACAATGTTGATGAGCTTGAAACCATGGCTAATACTGAACATTTTTATGCAACTGATGTTGAATGGGATCCAACTGGAAG GTATGTTGCAACTGCTGTAACTTCAGTTCATGAAATGGAAAATGGATTCAATATATGGTCTTTCAATGGCAAACATCTTTATCGGATATTGAAGGATCATTTCTTTCAG TTCTTATGGAGACCCAGACCAGCTTCTTTCTTGACTGCTGAGAAGGAGGAAGAGATTGCAAAGAACTTGAAGAAGTATAGTAAGAAATATGAAGCTGAAGACCAAGATGTTTCATTGCTGCTGAGTGAGCAAGAGCGTGAGAAGCGTAGGGTCTTGAAAGAAGATTGGGACAAGTGGGCCAATGAGTGGAAGCTGTTGCATGAAGAAGAGAAGCTAGAGAGGGAAAATCTGAGGGACGGAGAAGCTAGTGACGAGGAAGAGGAATATGAAGCCAAGGACATTGAAGTTGAGGAAGTAGTCGATGTTACCAAAGAGATCCTTCAAGTTGAGGAGTATTAG
- the LOC11426731 gene encoding 3beta-hydroxysteroid-dehydrogenase/decarboxylase: MAAAEEGWCVVTGGRGFAARHLVEMLIQLNTYCVRIADLGSTIELEPSEQLGLLGQALHSGRAQYVSVDLRNKPQLLKAFDGVEVVFHMAAPNSSINNYQLHHSVNVEGTKNVIDACVELKVKRLIYTSSPSVVFDGIHGIHNGSESLPYPPSHNDHYSATKAEGEGLVIKANGTSGLLTCCIRPSSIFGPGDKLLVPSLVDAAKAGKSKFIVGDGNNVYDFTYVENVAHAHICADRALASEGTVSEKAAGEAYFITNMEPIKFWEFMSLILEGLGYQRPSIKIPVFVIMPIAHLVEWIYRLLGPYGMKVPQLTPSRIRLTSCTRSFDCSKAKDRLDYAPIIPLQEGIRRTIESYPHLRAENQLKSKREGPSKASVYLGSGRVADTLLWKDKKQTFTTLLVFIAIYVNFIASENTFITALTKLLLYSSIGLFIHGILPAKILGYTVEKMPTSWFHLSEDISNQIAFSVASSWNFAVNALKSLAEGNSWVMFFKVVFTLLVLSFLGAFSLKNLYTIGLTLGFTAFYVYEKKEEDIDGIFLKSHTFGCKLISDLTKKFVTSKID, from the exons ATGGCGGCGGCGGAGGAAGGGTGGTGTGTGGTCACCGGAGGACGAGGCTTTGCTGCTCGTCATTTAGTCGAAATGCTAATCCAATTGAACACCTACTGTGTCCGCATCGCCGATTTGGGATCCACCATTGAACTTGAACCCTCTGAGCAATTAGGTCTTCTCGGTCAAGCTTTACACTCCGGTCGTGCTCAATATGTCTCCGTCGATCTTCGCAACAAACCTCAACTCTTAAAAG CATTTGATGGAGTTGAGGTTGTTTTCCACATGGCTGCTCCAAATTCTTCTATAAACAACTACCAGCTTCATCATTCCGTCAATGTTGAAG gaacaaAGAATGTTATTGATGCTTGTGTTGAGTTAAAAGTGAAGAGACTCATTTACACTAGCTCTCCCAGTGTTGTTTTTGATGGAATTCATGGAATTCATAACGGAAGTGAATCGTTGCCTTATCCACCTTCG CATAATGATCATTACTCAGCAACTAAAGCTGAGGGTGAGGGATTGGTTATTAAGGCTAACGGGACTAGTGGACTCCTGACATGTTGCATACGCCCTAGCAGCATTTTTGGACCTGGTGATAAACTGTTGGTGCCTTCATTGGTTGATGCTGCAAAGGCAGGGAAATCCAAG TTCATTGTTGGTGATGGCAATAACGTATACGATTTCACATATGTTGAAAATGTGGCTCATGCCCACATATGTGCTGATCGAGCTCTAGCTTCAGAGGGAACCGTTTCAGAAAAAGCTGCAGGAGAG gCATATTTCATCACGAATATGGAACCTATAAAGTTTTGGGAgttcatgtctctaattttgGAAGGTCTTGGATATCAAAG GCCAAGCATAAAGATCCCTGTCTTTGTTATCATGCCAATTGCACATTTGGTGGAGTGGATATATAGGCTGCTTGGCCCATATGGAATGAAGGTGCCTCAGCTGACCCCTTCAAGAATAAGACTCACATCTTGCACCAGATCTTTTGATTGCTCAAAAGCAAAGGACCGCCTTGACTATGCACCCATCATACCTCTACAG GAGGGCATACGGAGGACAATCGAATCATATCCACATTTGAGGGCTGAAAATCAACTTAAGTCTAAAAGAGAAGGTCCCTCCAAAGCTTCTGTATATCTTGGAAGTGGAAGAG TTGCTGACACGTTgctttggaaggataaaaagcAAACTTTCACTACATTGTTAGTCTTCATAGCAATATATGTCAACTTCATTGCATCTGAGAATACCTTCATTACTGCTCTTACAAAGCTTCTATTATACTCATCGATCGGTTTATTCATTCATGGCATTCTTCCTGCAAAAAT ATTGGGGTACACTGTTGAGAAAATGCCCACATCATGGTTTCACTTATCAGAAGATATTTCGAATCAAATTGCTTTCTCAGTTGCCTCATCTTGGAATTTTGCTGTGAATGCATTAAAATCCCTTGCAGAAGGGAATAGTTGGGTGATGTTTTTCAAG GTTGTTTTCACTCTGCTCGTTCTTAGCTTCCTGGGAGCCTTTTCACTTAAGAACTTGTATACTATAG GACTCACCTTAGGATTTACAGCTTTCTACGTTTATGAAAAAAAGGAGGAAGACATTGACggcatatttttaaaatcacatacTTTTGGATGCAAATTGATATCTGATCTTACCAAGAAGTTTGTTACTTCAAAGATTGATTga